A section of the Girardinichthys multiradiatus isolate DD_20200921_A chromosome 5, DD_fGirMul_XY1, whole genome shotgun sequence genome encodes:
- the tmem178a gene encoding transmembrane protein 178A isoform X1, giving the protein MPSNGTSTENGTRTVTGSVQVPAMERARPITVKVSAVSLALSSLSLLLLVTAISTDHWYQTDTRRHKKNCDGSDSNDQKNREMPIYHLPLVDTGGAATRQRDVALMKPVHVGSREEELLENWRAILGMGILETECGRPLFSTHSGLWRKCYFKGLDPDIDKLIDRGIADRCTAVKYHFSQPIRLRNIPLNLTRTIQQDEWHLLHLRRITAGFLGMAAAVLLCGSIVVSVGFFWEESLTQHVSGLLFLMAGIFCTISLCTYAASVTYDLSRNPPFIYGLPADVDHGYGWSICCAWASLGLTVASGCLGTSFPFLSRAGALRSKTARESSV; this is encoded by the exons ATGCCCAGTAACGGAACCAGCACTGAAAACGGGACCAGAACCGTCACCGGTTCGGTCCAGGTTCCGGCCATGGAGAGAGCCCGGCCCATCACGGTAAAGGTGTCTGCTGTGAGCCTGGCCCTCAGCTCCCTGTCCTTGCTGCTGCTGGTCACAGCCATCTCCACGGACCACTGGTACCAGACCGACACGCGCAGGCACAAGAAGAACTGCGACGGTTCCGACTCCAACGACCAGAAGAACCGGGAGATGCCCATCTACCACCTGCCTCTAGTGGACACTGGCGGCGCCGCGACCCGGCAGAGGGACGTGGCGCTCATGAAACCAGTACATGTTGGGAGCAGGGAGGAAGAACTGCTGGAAAACTGGAGGGCCATCCTGGGAATGGGAATCCTGGAGACGGAGTGCGGAAGGCCGCTGTTTTCAACCCACTCCGGCCTGTGGAGGAAGTGCTACTTCAAGGGACTGGACCCGGACATCGACAAGCTTATCGACCGgg gTATTGCAGATCGCTGTACAGCTGTGAAGTATCATTTTTCTCAGCCAATCAGATTAAGGAACATCCCACTGAACCTGACCAGAACCATCCAACAGGACGAGTGGCACCTGCTAC ATCTGCGGCGCATCACAGCGGGCTTCTTGGGCATGGCGGCGGCTGTTCTGCTGTGTGGCAGCATCGTGGTGTCGGTGGGATTTTTCTGGGAGGAGAGCCTGACGCAGCACGTCTCTGGCCTGCTCTTCCTCATGGCAG GGATCTTCTGTACCATCTCTTTGTGCACGTATGCAGCCAGCGTCACCTATGACCTTTCCAGGAACCCGCCTTTCATCTACGGCCTTCCAGCTGACGTGGATCACGGGTACGGATGGTCCATCTGCTGCGCCTGGGCCAGTCTGGGTCTGACTGTGGCCTCCGGCTGCCTTGGAACCTCCTTTCCTTTCCTAAGTCGGGCCGGAGCGCTCAGATCCAAAACGGCCCGTGAATCCTCAGTCTGA
- the tmem178a gene encoding transmembrane protein 178A isoform X2: MAAAVLLCGSIVVSVGFFWEESLTQHVSGLLFLMAGIFCTISLCTYAASVTYDLSRNPPFIYGLPADVDHGYGWSICCAWASLGLTVASGCLGTSFPFLSRAGALRSKTARESSV, encoded by the exons ATGGCGGCGGCTGTTCTGCTGTGTGGCAGCATCGTGGTGTCGGTGGGATTTTTCTGGGAGGAGAGCCTGACGCAGCACGTCTCTGGCCTGCTCTTCCTCATGGCAG GGATCTTCTGTACCATCTCTTTGTGCACGTATGCAGCCAGCGTCACCTATGACCTTTCCAGGAACCCGCCTTTCATCTACGGCCTTCCAGCTGACGTGGATCACGGGTACGGATGGTCCATCTGCTGCGCCTGGGCCAGTCTGGGTCTGACTGTGGCCTCCGGCTGCCTTGGAACCTCCTTTCCTTTCCTAAGTCGGGCCGGAGCGCTCAGATCCAAAACGGCCCGTGAATCCTCAGTCTGA